A window of Drosophila santomea strain STO CAGO 1482 chromosome X, Prin_Dsan_1.1, whole genome shotgun sequence genomic DNA:
CAAAAGTGGGTGGCACCGCCATTGTCTCCTGGTCCCCGCGATTGTTTTCGTATCCACatcgtttaatatttatgccCTGCGCATTGGAGGTGAATGCACGCGAGACGCGTTGGGCAAGCGGAAGAAGCCCAGGCTGGGGGAACGTGGTCACGATCCGGAGATGACAACATATTTGATTGCCAGCTAAATTATAATTCTTGGCTAATTCTAGTCCGCCGAACGGGTCGATgtcgatggcgatggcgatgtcGCTGtcaattgattgatttccCATTGTGAGCGACCAGTTTGATTTACGGCACAGACGGCTAATGGCGCATTGTTGGGCTGGTTCCAGGGTCAAATCTTGAATCTGGAATCTTAGAATGACAGAATCCCACCGGGGCTGCCGACGGTCATCTACTTTGGCCAGCTGTCCATGTCCGTTCGTGGTTACACAACAACAACCGGCGTTGGCCGTTTTCAGCTGAAAATGCTTACATTTCCTTACAGTTTATTGCGCTTAACAGACATTTAACAATTAAAGGGGCGGAGGAGAGGGGCGGGCCTAGTACTTCAGCTCCTTGGCCTTGTCGTGAGCGCCCTCGTCCAGGAGCTTTAGCTCCGCCTGCTGCTTCTCCGGCCGGATGACAGTGTAGTAGTGGTAGTAGCGCATTCCCAGGATGTACGTGCCATAGAGGGTGACTCCGATGCAGGCGTACACCGCGCCGCGGTGCAGCTTGTCCAGCAGCGAGTTGGTGTTGATGGGCTTCTTCTGCATGGCGGCCAATCCCTTCCAAGTCCGTATAAGTTTCCGGGCGTCGAGTCCGTCGCCTCAGCTGGCTGGTCAGTGTTGACGGCGATGACGGGATGTATCGATAACAGGGCACACATTCGCTAgccaaatataaaatagtCGAAGTCAGTTGAGGAGTATTTTGATTTAAAGAATATATTATGAAATCTGTCAGTAACGCCTTCCTTAGCTTTAAGTTTCCCTGGTTCGTCATTAATGacaaaatgacaaaaacaGTTTCTCACTTTTAGCTAGTCGCAGCTATAAAAGGCTAAGCTTCATTTGTCGATTATTTTCATCGCTGATCACTGGCCAATCGATACACATCTATACGCACGTGTTTACAAAGTTGTGTACTTCGTGGGAATTTCGTCGTATTCTACAACGCCATTGTGAAATAGCTGAAGCGAAGAGACCTACGGAGGATTCATGGATCACGAATACGTTGGGGTTAGCCCGCTGGGCGCCGGGGACGGTAAGGGCGCCGCCTCGAACGCCGTCATCCTGTGCTGCGAGTGCGGAGTGGCCATCCAGCCGAATCCGGCCAACATGTGCGTCACCTGCCTGCGCAACCATGTCGACATCACGGAGAACATCCCCAAGCAGGCTGTGCTCCACTTCTGTCGCAATTGCGAGCGATATCTGCAGCCGCCAAACGAGTGGATTCAGGCCGCCTTGGAGTCCCGCgaacttttggccatttgcctCAAGAAGCTGAAAGGGCTGAAGGATGTGAAGTTGGTGGATGCCGGCTTCATCTGGACAGAGCAGCACTCCAAGCGCATAAAGGTGAAGCTCACCGTGCACGGCGAGATCACCGGCGGAACGGTGCTCCAGCAGGTCTTCGTCGTGGAGTTCACTGTACAGAACCAGATGTGCAACGATTGCCATCGGACTGAGGCCAAGGACTTCTGGCGCTGCCTAGTGCAGGTTCGCCAGCGGGCGGAGAACAAGAAGACCTTTTACTACCTGGAACAGCTGATCCTTAAGCACAAAGCCCACGAGAACACCCTTGGCATCAAGCCGGAGCACGGCGGTCTGGATTTCTTCTACGCCAATGATAACCATGCTCGGCGCATGGTGGATTTTCTGCTGACCATGGTGCCCGGCAAGGTAACAACCTCGAAGCGTCTCATCTCTCACGATATCCACAGCAACAACTATAACTACAAGTACAACTGGTCCGTGGAAATAGCACCAGTATCGAAGGACAGTGCAGTTTGCCTGTCCAAGAAGCTGCGCCACCAGCTGGGCAATCTCTCGCCATTAGTTCTGGTTAACCGGGTGTCCAGCAGCATTCACTTGATTGATCCCTTGACCGCACAGATTGCTGAGCTCACCTCGCAGGTCTATTTCAGGTGGGAATCCTATTTTACTTAGCTTAACTTCCAATAaggaaatttatttgcatttttttagAGCTCCCTTTGAGGCGATCTGCAATCCCAAGCAGCTGGTTGAGTACGTCGTCATGGACATTGATGTGATCATGGAGAAGGATCGAAAGACCTATCCTGGTCAAGGACAGGTTTCCTTTAAGCACGCCCTCTGCGACATTTGGGTGGTGCGCGCCTCGGAGCTGGGCATCAACGATAACCCCATTCACACACGCTCCCACTTGGGACACCTGCTCAAGGTGGGCGATTCCGTGATGGGCTACAACACCGGAGAGGCCAACATCAACGATCTGGAGTTCGACAAACTGTCGACGGATGAAATTCCGGACGTGATCCTTGTGCGCAAGCACTACGATCGACAGACCCGACTCAGCCAGCGCGTGTGGAAGATTAAGCATCTGGCGGCGGAGGCCACCGATGAGCGCAGCAAGTACGACTACCACGAGTTCCTCGACGATCTCGAGGAAAACGAGGATATCCGCGGTCAGGTCAACATCTATCGGGACACGAACAAGACGATACCAATCGAGGTGCAGGCCGCTAGTGGTGATGTGCCCCAGATCACGCTGGAGGAGATGTTGGAAGACATGACGTTGGAGTGCGCAGACGACGAAATGGGCGAGGAGGGAGGTGCTGACGAGACCGAGCCACAGTTGtagtcctttttttttattaatcatAACGCTTTCTTTTACCCATGTATACCCTGTACATATTCGCTTAATCCATATAAACAACTAGGAAACTGGATAGAAATTAATGTGTGAATACTCGGAAACTAATTTGCCTTTATGTTACCAAGGTCGCAAAGTAACTTATATTTGGAATACTGATTGCTTCAATATTTCACTCGCTTCAACCTATTACATTATAAACTGACGAAGTGCATTCAAAAATTTCGACAATTCACcttaaatgaaaaattctCTATGCCTTTTTGGTGTAAGCTTAACGTTGGTAACATAATGGTGGCGCTAAAATTCTAGCTAAGTCTTGCCTAAGCTGCCCGATGATGGCCCGACCTCGCCTTAAGAGAGTCCCAGCTGCGGCTTCTCCTTGAAGAAGTACACCTCGTCACAGTCGCAGCCGTGATCCGCCTCCCATTCAAGCAGAGCGCGCTTTACGATGGGAAGGATGTGCTTTCTGGTGGCCTGGACGTTGTGTTGACGCAAGAAGCAGCCGCCCATGAAGCGGGTGTCCACCTCGTGAGGGCGCAGCTCCAGTTTGGGCTCGTTAGACTCCATCAGTGCCTGCCGGACGCGTTCAACAAATTGGCTTTGGCCGGAGAGAGAGATCAGAGCCAGGTCACGCTGCACTTGGCCATCGGCAGGTGATACATACATTCCCAGGATAACCAAAAGATTACTCTCCACGCCAAACTCGCGAACGGCTTTCTCTGCGCCGCTTTTCTCCACAAAATCTCGGACGAGGATGGGCATTCCAGCTAAGGGCACCACCTGACGATCGGTTTGTAAGACCTTCATATCCTTGCGCAAAACTTCGGTGAGAGTTAGCTTACTAATATCCGCCCTTGCAGCCACCAGCTCATCAAAAAGGCTGCTTCTTTGAGCGACTCCATATTTGAGCTCGCTTTCCAACTTCTGTACCATAGCTTCGTCCTTGGGTCCGTAGCGCTTGGCCGCTGGGGCAAAATTAATTGTGTCCAGGACGATGGTGGCGTGCAGCAGCTGAGCCACGCCAGTTGATCTGGGTTGGTCCTCAGCGAAATACCGTTGGGCCACCAGAGAGGCGCAGGAACCTACCGACGCATCTATGTCCAGTTGGCAGAGTGTTGGCAGCTTCTTGAAGGATGGACTGCTGTCCTCCAAGGGCCTGTGATCCAAAATCTCAGTTACATTTGGTGCCAGCGGGCTTACATGGTGGTCCACGAGAATAACGTTCACATCCTGGACTACTTCCCGCGGAATATCGTCTCGGAAGAGCAACACGGGCTCGGCAATGCCACACTTCACGAACAGGTGGCCCACCTCGGTTTTTAAGGGGTAATCCCGGCGAGGAATGTTCAGTATAGGTACATAGTCGTGCTCCCGATGGCGCTGGGCGTAGACAAACGCCAAAGTGACTGCTGAAACGGCGGAGTCCAGGTCACACGATTCGTTGCCCATCACCAGATGTAATTTCCGGCCGGTAACGTCGGTAGCAGCTGCCCAGGCAACTGGTGAGGCATCCGCCAGATGCTGCGCGAACGGAGAAGCCCTATTAGTGCTTGGCCTTCCTCACTTCTTCCTGGTCGTCCGGTATACTCACCCGTCCCAAGGTGCTCCTGGCTTGGGCCAAGAATCGGAGAAAGCACATTTGTCGGGGAAATCTCGGAAAAGCTGAGAAAATAAACGGTTAGCTCCCATATAATTCAACAGTTGCGCGTATCGATTCGATGTGACAATTATCGATTGACGAgcgcaaaactgaaaaaaataGCTTATAAAGCCAAATGCTCCAtaagcatatatgtatatgtaatgtacatacacatatgtacattgcATTTGTTTGTAACGCTGTATTGTAATCTCTGGTTGGTTTGGTTACTAAGATTAATCACATTAATTGGGTTTATTCCACATTCTCTGCTATCAGCTGATCCCATTCTATTTGCCTTATCAGCGgttctattttcattttacgTACTCATATGTGATGTACAAACACTTGTCTTTCTGTTAAAATCTTGGTATTAGTTttgtgcatttaaatttaaactatGGCTTATCATTTTTTTGGCGGTGAAAAGCTATACTCGCCCATCACTGCGCCAGCTGATTGCAATTCGCTGTTATCGATAACGACAGCCAGATTCAAACTGCAGCGCGCCAGCTGATCCGAAATGCTTTATTTTCAATCGCCGCCACTCGCAGATTTTCAATACAAACGCCGTCGCAGCCCAAAATTCACCCCGCTCTTCGAGCGCAGCACTATTTTAATGGACGGCTCCACATCGGCGCCCATGGGAAGCAGCTGGTAGTGGCGTATCACCTGGGTCACCATGGTTTTCATCTCCAGCAGGGCAAACTTTTGACCAACGCAGTTCCGTGGTCCAGCGGAGAACGGTATATAGCTGTAGGGACTCAGTCTGGGTGCCTCTTCTCCCAGATGCCTCTCCGGTTGGAAGACCAGTGGATTGGCGAAGAGCTCTTCATCCCGGAGGAGCTGCCAAAGAAGGACTACCACGTTGGTGCCCACGGGGATGTAGCCCTCATCTGGTGTGGATTGACGCTTTGGTGAGTCTTATATTCTCAGACTGTCCACTCACCTATAACCAAATCCTTTTCCAGGCAGCGCGCGACGGCCGGAATAGGCGGATACAGACGCAGGGACTCTTTGACCACGCAGCTTAGATATGGTAACGCAGCAAAATCCGATAGAAGAACGCCTCTGGATAAATCCTGGCCGTAGTGCATCGTCAGTTCCTCAAAGAGCTTTTGCTGCACTGCCTCATGGCGGGAAAGCAGATACAAGCAGAAGGACACCGCTGAAGTCGTGGTATCGTGACCCTCAAAGATGAATGTGTTAACCTCATCGCGAATTTGCTTGTCAGTCAAAGGTTTCCCATCCACAGTTGCCCGCAGTAGAGTGTCCAGCAGGGCGTGACGCTTCGTTGGCTGATCTTGCTGGGCCTCCCTGGCCAGTAAGCGGCGGCGCTGCTCTATAATTCCGTTGGTGAACTGATGCAGGCAGAGCACGCCTGCTTGTTGTTTCCTGAATCCGCTGGGCCAGCACAGGCGGAAGAGATGGCGAAAGAGTAGATGTGGTCTCATGAACCTGGTGGCCAAGATGTTTGTGAGACTGAAGGTAGATAAAGGGTAACGAACGATGGCGTAATTAGAATATGTTACAACCTACTCTTTTACAGCGTGCACCACCTCGGAGTCACCTCCTTGAGCGCCCACACTTACGCCCATAGCCGTTTCGGTGATGATGTCCAGGGCAGCCAAACCCACCAAGGGATAGATGTTCACGACCTGGTCACCGCGCGACAGGGCTTTCAGCCGCTCCACTAATATGCTACTCTGCCTATCGAATACCTCGACAAACTGCTCCAGGATGCTAAAGTGAAAGGTGGGCGTGATGATCTTGCGCATCGTATGCCACTCCCTTCCGCGACTCAGAAGCAGTCCATCGCCCAGCCAGCCGCGTAGAGCCATATACATCGTGCCCTTCTTCAACTGATGCTGACTTTGCAGCAGTGCATCCACATGACGGGGCTCCGCTGTGACCACCACCACATGGCCCAAGACAGTGCCCATGAAACAGCGACCAAAGCGCCTAACATACTCGGCGAACTTATCGTGCAAGTCTGGAATATATTGCaggaaaaatatcaaatatcgAGAAGTCTAAACGAAAACTTACTGTCTGGTTGAAAGCTACGCATCTGCCAGGCGGCTCCAAGCAGCGGAACTCTCGAAACACTTGGCACAACGCCTTGCAACGGATGTCGCAGCTCCTTTAGCGCCAAACGAAACAGCGAGGTCACCAAGCGAGTCACCAGGAGGACCACCAGCAAAACCACCAACATGTTGAAACTCTGCTGCGCGTCTTAGAAAGCTCTTGGACTCTCGAATAGCTGGCAATCTTATCTGGAGCACCACAAATGTGTTACCTATTTATATACCTGGCACTTCGCATTTATTGCCCGTAGCTGAAGTTTATATAAGCAAATCTATTCGAATATTGCGCCTCTGTCTAAAGTGAAACAGAGTGCCGAAGCACAAAGGTGAGCAGGACGGAAAATCTGCGGAAAACACTAGCCAGCTGTTTTTCCGCCAGAACAGCTGAGGGAATCAACCAAAACATTCACATGCTCATATATATGCATCGCTGATAGGACAATGATTTAGTAGTTACCCAGCAGAGAAAATAGTTAAATACTTGTATACACGTTTATTCTAAGCAAAATACAGGAGACATGAATTCCTCATGAGGCGCGAGGTTTCAAGCCCAGATGAACGCCGTTGGCCGACCGCAGGACGATGTTCATCGAGTGCCGGGGTTCAGGACCCAGGGGCAGCAGCTCGAAGTGACGGAGCAGCTTGCTGACGGTGCTCTTCATTTCCAGCATGGCAAACTTCTGGCCAATACAGTTTCTTGGTCCGGCGGAGAACGGGATGTACGCATACGGATGAATCTGGGGAACATCTGCCTCGAATCTCTCCGGTCGGAACTCATCGGGAGACTCGAAGTACTCAGGATCACGAAGGAGTACATAAATGCCCATTGTAAAGTTGGTGCCCGCTGGAATACGCTTGCCACCTGAGAAGTAAACAATATGTTCATATGATATTCAAGTATCTCTTACCAACTCCTTACGTATTTCCACATCCTCGGCGAACCAGCGGCCGATCATGGGCACTGGTGGGTGCAGGCGCAGCGACTCCTTGATCACGTTCTCCATATACTTCAGCTCGCCCAGATCACGAAGCGTAACTGGCCGCTTTCGATCCTCGCCGAGTACGTCGCGGATCTCCTGCACCAGTCGCTGTTGCACCTCCGGATGCCTGGAGATCTCATACAAACAGAAGGAAATCGCCGAGGTTGTGGTGTCATGGCCCTCGAACATAAACGTGTCAACCTCCTCGCGGATATCCTCATCGCTCAAGGGAGCGCCATCGATTGTGGACTGCAGCAGCACATCCAGCAGCGCCATGCGTCGCTTTTGGCCCAAGCAATCCACTTGCTCCTCGGGTGTTGTATCCTTCGAGTTGTTGACCAGCGTCTGACGCCGCTCGCGAATAATGTTCTCGGTAAAGTCGTGCATCACCCGGATGGCTTTGTCCTGGCGTTTAGCTTCTGCTGGCTGCGTTAGCCGGAAAATCCAGTCCACCCGCTGCCAAGCGTGAATAAAACGTTTAATCAAGATGTTGGTGACACTGTCCCAAGGAAGAACTCATCAGAAATGTAGGGATTGCACCTAGCACTAGACTCACTCATTGACAGCCTGGACATAGGGCAGATTGGGATTTTCTTGGGCATTGATTTTGGTGCCCATCGCAGTTTCTAAATGGATATAGAACTAGTGTAGCTACAATTATTAGAGTAATTGCCATTGCTCACCTGCAATTATATCCAGTGCAGTTAGACAAACCACAGGAAAGATGTTGATGGACGTCTTGCCGTCTGCCCGGGACTGAAGCTGCTCCACCATCACAGCGCTCTGCTGGTCGAAGATCTCGACGAACTGCTCCAGTATCTTGAAGTGGAACGTTGGCGTGATGATCTTCCTGCGTCCATGCCACTTCCTGCCCGTGCTCATCAGCAATCCGTCGCCCAGCCAGCAGTTGAGCAGCTTGTACAGATTGTTCTTGGTTATATGCTGCTGGCTACTCAGCACGAGCTCAACGTCTCGCGGATCCGTGGAGAACACGGCCAACTGGTGGAGAATCCACACCCTGTATAGGCGACCGTACTTTCGCTGGTTCTTCTTGACAAAGTCCATGATTTCTGCGGATTATTATTAGGTGTGATTTGGCAATAGATTTGGCCAGATAACAAACAGCTTTCACTTAATCCTTAACTAACTCAAACTCACGTTCAGGATCCAGACCGCGATACATGAGCAGGTTGCCCAGCAAGGGAAGTGGCCGCGGACCCGGCAGAACACCATTGCCCCGCCTGCGCCACAGGAAATCGCACACAAGCAGTGTGGCGAACGCCACCAGAAGGAGCACTCCAACAACACCCAGCATTGTGCATCGACCGAGAAACGCCTTTCTACTAAAGTATAAATCATATAAGCTTTGTGGGCTGTTAATCTGAAGTCTACGCCAGCTGAAACCCGTAAGAGAGAGTGCTGCCCGTAAGAGAAACAAATCGAGTCCGGCAATCTACTTTCTGCAGCGACGACCCATTGACGAATGGAGTTGATAGCCTTGTCACGATGATGCACGTCTTTTGGTTGAGTGGTCATGCTTAGTTGGATAATTAAAACTTGTCAGGTTTTATAAGGACATTTTAAAAGGATAATTAAGTTATCTACCCTTCTATGTCCAGCTCATCATCATGAATTGTCAGCCACTAGAATATCCGCGTATGATCTGACACTATCTGCATTGTGTGGGTCACCCAACTCATCCTCTTATCAGGAAGGTAACAGTGTCATTAGGTCAACTTATCCAATATATCAACATTCCCAAATCCGTTGTGCCCACTTGGCTACTGAAAGAGTGCGGATTAATAATTTGCTAGGTAATCATTACCAGGCAGCTGGGAGCTCTTATCAACTGCACTCGTCATGCTTAGTTGCTGATTAGAGGTAAACATTGGATCTCATATTGGATTGGACAAGCCATAAAGATATCTGCACAGACTATCtgttaacaattaaaataaatagtttgCAGAGGAAGCGGTTGAAGTCATCAATCAATGGAGCAATCGATTTAATATatgatttatatataattcaaattttatGAGTAATGGGGTTTCAAGTTCAATAACAACGACATTTGTACCCGCTCGTCAGTTCGAGTAGTGCATTATATAGGGGGTTCTGGTTCGACCTGTTATAGAACAGCTTCCCAGCGATTCTCTCAGTTTTTCCCCAACTTTATGGATTTAAGAGAGTCGGGATCGAATGCAGTTTTATGCTGTGCACTTGGTGCTGCATAGTTTTGAGCTTGCAAGAAGGATCTTATTTATAAGATCAATCAATAGGAGCAATCAATACCTTGATAAGGTATGTTCGATAAAACCAAGAGGATCTCGGCATCATTTCAAGAgttaatttgaatttgcaGGCTAGCTAtctatatctatctatctatatttGCTTTTTTAGTTCCAAGAGTCTAACAACCAGCAGCTTTCGATCTAATCAGCAGCCAGCAGTGGCCGAGTGCTCTGGCAAATCCATGTACTAATATGAAGATAGCGCCACGTGAACTTTCCCAGGCCCCCGTCCAACGTTATCCACGGCGGTGGGCGGAACTTTGTCCTAATCAATCGGAACTTCGTATAGAAGCGAAGTGCGCATAGTGGTCATAGAAGCGAAAGTGCGCCAACGCATCTCGCAGATCTTATTTTCCTTCATAGAAATCCATATGGGCATGGAAGCTGTAAGTCTCCCCACCTCCCATGGTCATGGCACCAAGTGCCGCATGGTTTTGACCCCGGTCATAGTTTTTGGCCTTCGCATTGGTTTTCGGCTTCATTGCCCTGATTGTGGACTTCTTATCGCAATCCGCGCCAGCTACAAAACAGCCCCGCCGCT
This region includes:
- the LOC120455666 gene encoding uncharacterized protein LOC120455666, whose product is MQKKPINTNSLLDKLHRGAVYACIGVTLYGTYILGMRYYHYYTVIRPEKQQAELKLLDEGAHDKAKELKY
- the LOC120455655 gene encoding 60S ribosomal export protein NMD3; its protein translation is MDHEYVGVSPLGAGDGKGAASNAVILCCECGVAIQPNPANMCVTCLRNHVDITENIPKQAVLHFCRNCERYLQPPNEWIQAALESRELLAICLKKLKGLKDVKLVDAGFIWTEQHSKRIKVKLTVHGEITGGTVLQQVFVVEFTVQNQMCNDCHRTEAKDFWRCLVQVRQRAENKKTFYYLEQLILKHKAHENTLGIKPEHGGLDFFYANDNHARRMVDFLLTMVPGKVTTSKRLISHDIHSNNYNYKYNWSVEIAPVSKDSAVCLSKKLRHQLGNLSPLVLVNRVSSSIHLIDPLTAQIAELTSQVYFRAPFEAICNPKQLVEYVVMDIDVIMEKDRKTYPGQGQVSFKHALCDIWVVRASELGINDNPIHTRSHLGHLLKVGDSVMGYNTGEANINDLEFDKLSTDEIPDVILVRKHYDRQTRLSQRVWKIKHLAAEATDERSKYDYHEFLDDLEENEDIRGQVNIYRDTNKTIPIEVQAASGDVPQITLEEMLEDMTLECADDEMGEEGGADETEPQL
- the LOC120455660 gene encoding exopolyphosphatase PRUNE1, with product MCFLRFLAQARSTLGRHLADASPVAWAAATDVTGRKLHLVMGNESCDLDSAVSAVTLAFVYAQRHREHDYVPILNIPRRDYPLKTEVGHLFVKCGIAEPVLLFRDDIPREVVQDVNVILVDHHVSPLAPNVTEILDHRPLEDSSPSFKKLPTLCQLDIDASVGSCASLVAQRYFAEDQPRSTGVAQLLHATIVLDTINFAPAAKRYGPKDEAMVQKLESELKYGVAQRSSLFDELVAARADISKLTLTEVLRKDMKVLQTDRQVVPLAGMPILVRDFVEKSGAEKAVREFGVESNLLVILGMYVSPADGQVQRDLALISLSGQSQFVERVRQALMESNEPKLELRPHEVDTRFMGGCFLRQHNVQATRKHILPIVKRALLEWEADHGCDCDEVYFFKEKPQLGLS
- the LOC120455659 gene encoding cytochrome P450 4ae1 isoform X2: MRPHLLFRHLFRLCWPSGFRKQQAGVLCLHQFTNGIIEQRRRLLAREAQQDQPTKRHALLDTLLRATVDGKPLTDKQIRDEVNTFIFEGHDTTTSAVSFCLYLLSRHEAVQQKLFEELTMHYGQDLSRGVLLSDFAALPYLSCVVKESLRLYPPIPAVARCLEKDLVIDEGYIPVGTNVVVLLWQLLRDEELFANPLVFQPERHLGEEAPRLSPYSYIPFSAGPRNCVGQKFALLEMKTMVTQVIRHYQLLPMGADVEPSIKIVLRSKSGVNFGLRRRLY
- the LOC120455659 gene encoding cytochrome P450 4ae1 isoform X1; this translates as MLVVLLVVLLVTRLVTSLFRLALKELRHPLQGVVPSVSRVPLLGAAWQMRSFQPDNLHDKFAEYVRRFGRCFMGTVLGHVVVVTAEPRHVDALLQSQHQLKKGTMYMALRGWLGDGLLLSRGREWHTMRKIITPTFHFSILEQFVEVFDRQSSILVERLKALSRGDQVVNIYPLVGLAALDIITETAMGVSVGAQGGDSEVVHAVKDLTNILATRFMRPHLLFRHLFRLCWPSGFRKQQAGVLCLHQFTNGIIEQRRRLLAREAQQDQPTKRHALLDTLLRATVDGKPLTDKQIRDEVNTFIFEGHDTTTSAVSFCLYLLSRHEAVQQKLFEELTMHYGQDLSRGVLLSDFAALPYLSCVVKESLRLYPPIPAVARCLEKDLVIDEGYIPVGTNVVVLLWQLLRDEELFANPLVFQPERHLGEEAPRLSPYSYIPFSAGPRNCVGQKFALLEMKTMVTQVIRHYQLLPMGADVEPSIKIVLRSKSGVNFGLRRRLY
- the LOC120455659 gene encoding cytochrome P450 4ae1 isoform X3 is translated as MLVVLLVVLLVTRLVTSLFRLALKELRHPLQGVVPSVSRVPLLGAAWQMRSFQPDNLHDKFAEYVRRFGRCFMGTVLGHVVVVTAEPRHVDALLQSQHQLKKGTMYMALRGWLGDGLLLSRGREWHTMRKIITPTFHFSILEQFVEVFDRQSSILVERLKALSRGDQVVNIYPLVGLAALDIITETAMGSHKHLGHQVHETTSTLSPSLPPVLAQRIQETTSRRALPASVHQRNYRAAPPLTGQGGPARSANEASRPAGHSTAGNCGWETFD
- the LOC120455658 gene encoding cytochrome P450 4d2; translated protein: MLGVVGVLLLVAFATLLVCDFLWRRRGNGVLPGPRPLPLLGNLLMYRGLDPEQIMDFVKKNQRKYGRLYRVWILHQLAVFSTDPRDVELVLSSQQHITKNNLYKLLNCWLGDGLLMSTGRKWHGRRKIITPTFHFKILEQFVEIFDQQSAVMVEQLQSRADGKTSINIFPVVCLTALDIIAETAMGTKINAQENPNLPYVQAVNDVTNILIKRFIHAWQRVDWIFRLTQPAEAKRQDKAIRVMHDFTENIIRERRQTLVNNSKDTTPEEQVDCLGQKRRMALLDVLLQSTIDGAPLSDEDIREEVDTFMFEGHDTTTSAISFCLYEISRHPEVQQRLVQEIRDVLGEDRKRPVTLRDLGELKYMENVIKESLRLHPPVPMIGRWFAEDVEIRGKRIPAGTNFTMGIYVLLRDPEYFESPDEFRPERFEADVPQIHPYAYIPFSAGPRNCIGQKFAMLEMKSTVSKLLRHFELLPLGPEPRHSMNIVLRSANGVHLGLKPRAS